A genomic segment from Amycolatopsis camponoti encodes:
- a CDS encoding TIGR03619 family F420-dependent LLM class oxidoreductase yields the protein MKFGISYSTPHFGVDPDTLTRFAQDAEDLGFESLYVPEHVALHPGAKIGPMELDPSLPYGDPLECLTFAAARTRRILLGTGVLLLPYHHPVVLAKRLATLDLLSGGRLRLLTIGVGALPGEAAATGVDFATRGRRADEAIDVLRLLWAGGADGVSHSGEFFTLDAVCSFPKPVGGVLPIHVGGSSAAAARRAGRRGDGFFPGGLLTPDERRRQFALARTAAGEAGRDPDSLQHTRWGSIGMSEEDAETLAGQGVTRVVVSPTSADPDGRREEMAAFAERFALVRPVGPVE from the coding sequence TGTCGACCCGGACACGCTCACGCGGTTCGCGCAGGACGCCGAGGACCTCGGCTTCGAATCGCTGTACGTGCCGGAGCACGTCGCACTCCATCCCGGCGCGAAGATCGGGCCGATGGAGCTGGACCCGTCACTGCCCTACGGTGATCCGCTCGAATGCCTGACCTTCGCCGCCGCCCGCACGCGGCGCATCCTGCTCGGCACCGGCGTCCTGCTTTTGCCCTACCACCACCCGGTCGTGCTCGCCAAGCGGCTGGCGACGCTGGACCTGCTCTCCGGCGGCCGCCTGCGGCTGCTCACCATCGGTGTCGGCGCGCTGCCCGGCGAGGCCGCGGCCACCGGGGTCGACTTCGCCACTCGCGGCCGCCGGGCCGACGAGGCGATCGACGTCCTGCGGCTGCTCTGGGCCGGCGGCGCGGACGGCGTCAGCCACTCGGGGGAGTTCTTCACCCTCGACGCCGTCTGCAGCTTCCCGAAGCCGGTCGGCGGCGTCCTGCCGATCCACGTCGGGGGGTCGAGCGCGGCCGCGGCGCGGCGGGCCGGGCGGCGCGGGGACGGTTTCTTCCCCGGCGGCCTGCTCACCCCGGACGAGCGCCGCCGCCAGTTCGCGCTCGCCCGGACGGCCGCGGGTGAAGCCGGCCGGGACCCGGACTCGTTGCAGCACACGCGATGGGGGTCGATCGGAATGTCCGAAGAGGACGCCGAGACGCTCGCCGGGCAAGGCGTCACCCGCGTCGTCGTGAGCCCCACGAGCGCCGACCCGGACGGTCGGCGAGAGGAGATGGCGGCGTTCGCCGAGCGGTTCGCCCTGGTTCGTCCGGTTGGGCCAGTCGAGTGA